In one Streptomyces sp. NBC_01288 genomic region, the following are encoded:
- a CDS encoding amidohydrolase family protein yields the protein MSDQAVLHVKGRVLVGPEDIRDELWVIDGRISYDRPVDADDIRTIDGWALPGLVDAHCHVGLGTHGPVDADTAEQQARTDRDAGTLLLRDAGSPSDTRWIDDREDLPKIIRAGRHIARTRRYIRNFAHEIEPDELVSYVAQEAQRGDGWVKLVGDWIDRDLGDLSACWPREAVDAAIAEAHRLGARVTAHCFGEDALRDLVEAGIDCIEHATGLTEDLVPLFASRGVAIVPTLVNIATFPQLAEGGDARFPRWSAHMRRLYERRYDTVRAAYDAGVPVYVGTDAGGSLAHGLVAAEVAELVTAGIPAVEALSATAWGARRWLGRPGLDEGAPADFVVYEADPRADVRVLASPRRVVLNGLVVE from the coding sequence ATGAGCGATCAAGCCGTGCTGCACGTAAAGGGCCGGGTCCTTGTGGGGCCGGAGGACATCCGCGACGAACTCTGGGTCATCGACGGCCGCATCTCCTACGACCGTCCCGTCGACGCCGATGACATCCGGACGATTGACGGCTGGGCCCTCCCAGGCCTCGTCGACGCCCACTGCCACGTAGGCCTCGGCACCCACGGCCCCGTAGACGCCGACACCGCCGAGCAACAGGCCCGAACCGACCGCGACGCCGGCACCCTCCTGCTCCGCGACGCCGGCTCCCCCTCGGACACCCGCTGGATCGACGACCGCGAAGACCTCCCGAAGATCATCCGCGCGGGCAGACACATCGCCCGCACCCGCCGCTACATCCGCAACTTCGCCCACGAGATCGAACCCGACGAACTCGTCTCCTACGTCGCCCAGGAGGCCCAACGCGGCGACGGCTGGGTCAAGTTGGTCGGCGACTGGATCGACCGCGACCTCGGTGACCTGTCGGCCTGCTGGCCGCGCGAAGCGGTGGACGCGGCCATCGCCGAGGCCCACCGGCTCGGCGCGCGCGTCACCGCGCACTGCTTCGGGGAGGACGCGCTGCGCGACCTGGTCGAGGCGGGCATCGACTGCATCGAGCACGCGACCGGCCTCACCGAGGACCTCGTCCCGCTGTTCGCCTCACGGGGCGTCGCGATCGTCCCGACCCTCGTGAACATCGCGACCTTCCCGCAGCTCGCCGAGGGCGGCGACGCCAGGTTCCCGCGCTGGTCGGCCCATATGCGGCGACTGTACGAGCGGCGCTACGACACCGTCCGCGCCGCCTACGACGCCGGCGTCCCGGTCTACGTCGGCACGGACGCCGGGGGTTCCCTCGCCCACGGCCTGGTGGCCGCCGAGGTCGCCGAACTCGTCACCGCCGGCATCCCCGCCGTAGAGGCGCTGTCGGCGACCGCGTGGGGTGCGCGGCGGTGGCTCGGGCGGCCGGGGCTCGATGAGGGTGCGCCGGCGGACTTCGTCGTCTATGAGGCCGACCCGCGCGCCGATGTGCGCGTGCTGGCGTCGCCGCGGCGGGTGGTGCTGAACGGGCTGGTGGTCGAATAG
- a CDS encoding SCO1860 family LAETG-anchored protein, with protein MNGTNFRMPARRWATVATATALAAGPVALAGAGSAHATVDQGRASAVVLRTGLDVSLLNKTVDVPLAVSLNEVQAPQSAEKTALTAQLDGVNGGQAFSVLSADVATAKATVSATKAEGYTNLAHARLHVPGLPLLSLIEIDAVTSKATCEAGKAPVATSHLPGAVTVLGKRITVTASGPTDVEVPGVGSVRLDLSKRSTTSRTAAATALELKVSVNPLKLNVADVEGTVTLAQATCEAPKVAAVTPPSSKPAPDVKPQGAPAEAGLAETGGSSTTPYIAGGAVLLLAMGSGAVLMTRRRRG; from the coding sequence TTGAACGGCACCAACTTCCGCATGCCCGCACGCCGTTGGGCCACCGTGGCCACGGCGACCGCCCTCGCCGCCGGTCCCGTGGCGCTGGCCGGCGCGGGGTCCGCCCACGCGACCGTTGACCAGGGTCGCGCGAGCGCCGTCGTGCTCCGCACCGGGCTCGACGTGTCCCTGCTCAACAAGACCGTGGACGTCCCGCTCGCGGTCTCCCTCAACGAGGTCCAGGCGCCGCAGAGTGCCGAAAAGACCGCGCTCACCGCCCAGTTGGACGGGGTGAACGGCGGTCAGGCGTTCAGTGTGCTCAGCGCGGACGTCGCCACGGCGAAGGCGACGGTGTCCGCGACCAAGGCCGAGGGCTACACGAACCTCGCCCACGCGCGGCTCCATGTTCCCGGCCTGCCGCTGCTCTCGCTCATCGAGATCGACGCGGTCACCTCGAAGGCGACGTGCGAGGCGGGGAAGGCGCCCGTGGCCACGTCGCATCTGCCGGGGGCGGTGACGGTGCTCGGCAAGCGGATCACAGTGACCGCCAGTGGTCCTACGGATGTTGAGGTGCCGGGGGTCGGTTCGGTCCGCCTCGACCTGTCCAAGAGGTCGACCACGTCCCGTACGGCCGCCGCGACCGCGCTCGAACTCAAGGTCTCCGTCAACCCGTTGAAGCTGAACGTCGCCGACGTCGAGGGGACGGTGACCTTGGCGCAGGCGACGTGCGAGGCGCCGAAGGTCGCCGCCGTGACCCCGCCCTCGTCGAAGCCGGCACCGGATGTGAAGCCCCAAGGGGCGCCTGCGGAGGCGGGGTTGGCCGAGACGGGGGGTAGTTCCACGACGCCGTACATCGCGGGTGGGGCGGTGTTGCTGCTGGCGATGGGTAGCGGAGCGGTGCTGATGACGCGCCGGCGCCGAGGCTGA